A single region of the Roseivivax sp. THAF197b genome encodes:
- a CDS encoding fumarate hydratase — translation MPVIREDDLIASIAEALQYISYFHPQDFVRAMSAAWEREENPGAKQAMAQILVNSRMCALGRRPICQDTGAANIHVKYGVEAQTNFKRSLQEICDEGTRQGYLRDENPLRASVVVDPLGERKNSGDNTPCMLTVEMVPGDRIEVEVAAKGGGSENKSKFTTLNPSGSVADWVVSTVETLGAGWCPPGILGIGVGGNADKSMALAKAALSEPIDMADLLRRGPANKTEELRVEIYERVNALGIGAQGLGGVTTVLDVKVKSFPTHAASLPVGLIPNCAATRHVHFTLDGSGPAAFTPPDINDWPEILLDQASAHATRIDLDNLTDEVVGSLTPGQTLLVSGTLYTGRDAAHKRMIDMLDRGEPLPVDLKGRAIYYVGPVDAVGDEAIGPAGPTTSTRMDKFTDRILGETGLKVMIGKAERGPAALEAIAKHKAAYLIAVGGAAYLVSKAIKEAKPVAFQDLGMEAIYELRVEDMPVTVAVDTSGNSIHKTGPAAWRRTPEPA, via the coding sequence GCCTGGGAGCGCGAGGAAAATCCCGGCGCCAAGCAGGCCATGGCGCAGATCCTCGTCAATTCGCGCATGTGCGCGCTGGGGCGTCGGCCGATCTGCCAGGATACCGGGGCCGCGAACATCCACGTCAAATACGGCGTGGAGGCGCAGACCAATTTCAAACGCTCCCTGCAGGAGATCTGCGACGAGGGCACGCGGCAGGGCTATCTGCGCGACGAGAACCCGCTGCGCGCCTCGGTCGTGGTAGACCCGTTAGGGGAGCGCAAGAATTCCGGTGACAACACGCCCTGCATGCTGACCGTGGAAATGGTGCCCGGCGACCGGATCGAGGTGGAGGTCGCGGCCAAGGGCGGCGGGTCGGAGAACAAGTCGAAATTCACCACGCTGAACCCGTCGGGTTCGGTCGCCGACTGGGTGGTGAGCACGGTCGAGACGCTGGGCGCGGGCTGGTGCCCGCCCGGCATCCTGGGCATCGGCGTGGGAGGGAATGCCGACAAGTCCATGGCGCTCGCCAAGGCCGCGCTGTCCGAGCCCATCGACATGGCAGATTTGCTGCGCCGCGGCCCCGCCAACAAGACCGAGGAGCTGCGCGTGGAGATCTACGAACGGGTCAACGCGCTTGGCATCGGCGCGCAGGGTTTGGGCGGCGTCACCACCGTGCTCGACGTGAAGGTGAAATCCTTCCCGACCCACGCAGCCTCGCTGCCGGTGGGTCTGATCCCCAATTGCGCGGCCACACGGCATGTGCATTTCACGCTCGACGGCTCGGGCCCTGCCGCCTTCACGCCGCCCGACATCAATGACTGGCCGGAAATTCTGCTCGATCAGGCCAGCGCCCATGCCACGCGGATCGACCTCGACAACCTCACCGACGAGGTCGTGGGTTCGCTCACGCCCGGCCAGACGCTGCTCGTGTCGGGCACGCTCTATACGGGCCGCGACGCCGCGCATAAGCGGATGATCGACATGCTGGATCGCGGCGAACCGCTGCCTGTCGATCTCAAGGGCCGCGCGATCTATTACGTGGGCCCCGTGGACGCGGTGGGCGACGAGGCGATCGGCCCTGCGGGCCCTACCACGTCCACCCGGATGGACAAGTTCACCGACCGCATCCTGGGCGAGACGGGGCTCAAGGTCATGATCGGCAAAGCCGAACGGGGCCCCGCGGCGCTTGAGGCCATCGCAAAGCACAAGGCGGCCTACCTGATCGCGGTGGGCGGCGCGGCTTATCTGGTGTCGAAAGCCATCAAGGAAGCGAAACCCGTGGCCTTCCAGGACCTCGGGATGGAGGCGATCTACGAGCTGCGGGTCGAGGACATGCCCGTCACCGTCGCTGTCGATACGAGCGGCAACTCGATCCACAAGACAGGACCTGCCGCCTGGCGCCGCACGCCCGAACCGGCCTGA